In the genome of Natronomonas salina, the window CTCCACAAGGACCAGAAAAAGACATCCGCGAACGAGAGGTAACTGGATCATGAGCACACTTGTGACGAACATCGGCCAAGTCGTCACTGGACGTCTTGAGGAACCTATACTCGATGTGGAGACGGTCTACATCGAAGGTGGCAGGATTCGGGAGCTGGGTACGACGACAGCAACGGCTGAAACCACCATCAACGCAAACGGCCTCACCCTGACACCGGGCCTCCTTGACTCACACGTCCATCCCGTATTCGGCGACTACACGCCCCGCCAGCAGACGGTCGGATGGTGCGAAAGCTACCTTCACGGTGGGATTACTTCCATGATTTCGAATGGAGAGCCGCACCTCCCTGGCCGCCCCGACGACATCGAGAGCGCAAAGTCACTCGCTACACTCGCCCGAAAATCCTATTCCAAGAAGAGGCCGGGGGGTGTGAAGGTCCGAGGTGGTACCCTGATTCTCAACGGAGATATGACCGAAGCAGACATTGAGGACGTCTACCGTGAGGGTGTCGAACGACTGAAATTTCTTATGCCAGTTGAAGACCGCGATCGCGCTCGAGATTTGGTGACCTGGGGGCACGAGCGGGACATGATAGTTCTCATGCATTGCGGTGGCACGAGCCTTCCAGGCGTGAAATCTACGAACGCGGAGATGTTCGTCGACATTGAACCCGATATCGCCGCCCACGTCAACGGTGGCCCAACACCCATTCCTGACGACGAGGTTGCAAAGCTGGTCATCGAGACAGACATCGTTCTAGACTTGGTACTTGCGGGGAACCAGCGGGTCGCAGTCGATGTTCTGAAGATGGCTGACGAACGGAATGACCTCCATCGCGTACAACTCGGTACCGATACACCCTCGGGAACCGGTGTAACTCCGCTCGGAGTCCTGCTGGAAGCCGCTTTTTTGACCGGCATGACCGATATAGCCCCCGAATCTGTCATCTGTTTGGCTAGCGGAAACACAGCTAGACATCACAATCTCGACACTGGTAGGATAGAGAAGGGGCGGCCAGCAGACATGATATTGATGGGAGCCCCTAAAGGGAGTCAGGCTGAGACAGCTCTCGAGACACTGAATGCAGGGACGTATCCAGCAATAGATACGGTGTTCGTTGATGGAGAGGTCTTGGTCCATGGGAGTCGAAACACCGCTCCTGCAAAAACGACGACAACAATCGAAGGAACATGATGAAACCAAGTATTCGGACACAGGCGATGGTTGAATTGACAACGTACCGTGACGGGGAAAGAGCGCTTGATAACCCAATCACGAAAGTTGCCGGAGTGGCCGTCCTCGATAACCCTTACTCAGGAACGTGAGAAGAAGACCTGTCTCTACTTACCAAGTGGGGCGCCGACCTTGGTGAGAGATTAACCGAGTCTGCCGTCGATCGACTCGGCGGGGCGAAAATCGTCGAGAGCTATGGGAAAGGAGGTATTGTCGGCAGCGACGGTGAGCTTGAGCACGTTGCGGCGATGCTCCACCCCGAACTCGGGGCGCCGTTACGAGAAGTCGTTGGCGGTGGAGACGCAATCATCCCCAGCGCAAAGAAACGTGGAGGACCCGGTGCGGTGCTTGACGTGCCGACCCATTACAAGGATGAGGCCTATGTGCGGACGCACTACGATGCAATGCCGGTCCGAATTGAGGATGCGCCTGCGGCCGATGAGCTTGTCCTGATTATCGTTGTAACCGACGGCGGGCGGCCACACCCACGCATCGGCGGGCTACAGAAAAACGGGCTCGAAGACTGATCAAGCATTAGACCTGAAGCGCGACGAGAGCAGCGCCCAGAGCAACGATTGCACCCGCAACAACGATTTTCCAAGTGACCCGTTCAAGCCGCTGAAGGAACACGTACGAGATAACAATGACAAACAACGGACTCGTCTGCAGGACTGGCTGAACAAGCACCACAGGGGCGACTGCAAGCGCCGCGTAGTAACTGAGTAGGAACGCCGAGTTCGCGAGCCCGGCCGCCACGTACCACTTCGTGTTCGTCGATTGAAACGCGCTCCGGCTAGGTAACGTCCCCCGGTACCGCAAGTATGCGTAGAAGGCTACGGTCGCGGTCAGCGTCTTGACGCCGAGGCCGACGAAAGGAGAAGTTCCCGTCGCCAAGCCAACTTTTGCGAAGATCGGCTCAATGCCGTACAGGAAAGCGGACGCCAACGGCAGGGCAAGGTAAGACCAAGAGAGTGAATCGAGTCCGTCCGAAGAACTGCGGCTCTCCAACGAAATGATGGCAACGCCGATTACGACCAATACTGTGCCGACACCCATGAGTGGCGTCAGCGTCTCTCCGAGGACGAGGACTGCGAGGATAGCTGCATGAATCGGCTGAGAGGCTTTAATCGGTTCTGATCGGCTCGCCCCTATCCGTTCGATACCTGCGTACTCGAAGGCCCTACCCATCATCGTACCGACCAGCCCGGCAGCAGTGAAGGCGAGCAATGCATTCTGAGGTAGGGTATAATCCGGATAACCAACGGCAATTCCGATTGGAACAAGCACGGCGATGTTCACGAGTAAGACGACGATCAGTGCATCGTTGGACTGACCACTATCTGTTCCCACGCGGACGCAGCCTACTTGTACTGCGAGGAATAACGCGGCTGATACCGCGAGTCCAGCACCGACTAAATCAACCATTCATTTATTCAATCACAGAGACCCATTTTTGTTTTATCGGTTCTTATAATATGAATGTCCACGAGGTAACGACTACTCACTTTCCGTCGGAAATCCCCTTGGGAGTCAATCGGGGTGAGCCATCTGGTAGCTGCGAAACGTTCCCATGGAGCGAACAACTCCTCATCGAGTAGATCTTATGGCCATCGGCTAATCGAAGTACTGGATTAGAACTCCTGATCAGCTAGGTTCGCCCTCGCTGGTAGTGGCGGTTCCGTTAGCTCCATCTTCGACACCGTTTCGAGTTCCGAACCGGAGACCCTAGTAATGTAGCGGTTCATGAAGGCTTGGTGGTCTTCGCCACGGATGAATTTATCACCTTGTGGGTAGGCCGTTCCGGCTTCGACTGACGGCCCCGTTTCGAACCACTCAATGAATGCCTGATGGTCCTCCTGACTTGACCAGCCCGATGCTTCGATTCCGTCTCGGATGAACGAGAGCGCCTCGTAGGCGACCCAGTACTGGCGGACAAGAGCCCTATCTGTGCCCTCAACGTCCGCAACCTCCCGAAGGTGATTATTCCCCTCTGTGTCCAGGTTTGGTGGGAGTCCAGTAATGAAGGAGGCCCCCTGCCCGGAGTCCTGAATATCTTCAATGTTCGTACCTTCGATTCCAGATATGTCACCAAATCGCTCCCCTGGAATACCCAAATCGGCGCTCTGTTTCAGGAAGCTGATCGAAGATGGGAGGATAAGTGCCGTGAACAAGACATCTGTCTCATCCGGGACGCTGTTTAGGTGCGGTGTGAGATCTGTCTCACCAACGCTGACTGGAATTGTATCAAGAATCTGGCCTTCGTTACCCATGACCTCTTTTATCGCGTCCCGCCATTGCTGGCCGAACGCGTAGTCTTGATACATGATTGTCCAGTTCGATCCGAGATTCTCCAACCCCCACTCTACACCTAATGCAGCGTTTTGTGTTATGTCATGTGCGGTCCGAATTGTCCAGCGGTTCCCATCCTCGCCGGTAACTGATGGGGCTGAACCGCTTGGAAAGTACGGAACCTGCATCTGTTTGGCAAGTGGAATCGATGCAATATTCACGCCTGAGGAGAATGAGCCGATAATAAAATCAACTCCTTCCTGCTGAGCGAGGCGTCGAAATACCTGACCACCAGCCTCCGAGTTGGTTTCTGTGTCCTCTACAAACAGTTCCACATCTCGGCCATCAATTCCACCGTTACTGTTGATCTCCTCAATGTAGCCTTCCAGAACCCGTCTGAACCAGAACCCATAGGTTGACAGTGATCCAGTAAGGTCGGCCTGCAATCCGACTTTAATTCCGTCATCAGTATCACTATCACCACCACTGAGGCAACCAGCCAGTCCGATGGCACTGCCTGCACCGAGTGATTGGAGAACGCTACGCCTGTTAACGAATTCTCGTGCTCTCTTCATGTTTTGTTGACCCTCAATTTGATTAGGTCACACACCCCGTGGTATGTGCCTTCATCACATAGCGTATCTAAGGTGCAATAACTCTTCTGATGGTGGTATAGCAAACTCAGGCAGAAAAGCGAATTTCAGCTATTTTGGTCTACCGAATACCCTCCGCCCTTCACTATAGGAAGTCAGCTTTCAAATAAGACCCCTTAGAATTCTTGGCCTGCCAAATTCGCACGCGCTTCAAAGGTAGGTTCATCAACGCTGACACGCGTGGCGTTCACCAGCTCTCCACCCTCAATTCGCTCTATGTGCATATCCATGAATGCCTGATGGTCTTCTCCGCGGAAAAACTTCGGTCCCTGGGGATAGCGATCCCCTCCTTCAACGGAGGGGCCTTCTTCAAACCATTCAATGAACGCTTGGTTATCGTCCTCCCCAGACCATTCAGTTTCCATCACGGCATCCTCTATCCATGAGAGGGCTTCATAGGAGGCGTTAATGTGGCCACCAAGATAGATGTTATCCGTTCCTGATGGATCAGCCATCTCACGGAGTCTATCAACGCCATCAACGTCGGTATTTGTCGCTTCACGCGGGAGCATGGTCACATACTCCGCCCCTTGTGCACCCTCACCGGTTTGACTGATGTCCACGCCCTCAATAGAGGCAATCGCGCCAAGTCGTTGGCCTGGTGTTCCGAGATCAGCACTCTGTTGTAGGAAATTCAACGATGAGGCACCTATCAGTGCATTGAACAGAACCTCCGTATCGTCTGGAACCTTATTTAGATAAGAGGTCAGGTCGCTCTCACCGACTGGAACGCCAATGGAGGTCAATACCTCACCATCACGTCGTTCAACGGCAGCGGAAACCGTGTCCCGATATTGCTGTCCGAATGCGTAGTCCTGGTAGATAATTGTCCACCGTGACCCACTATCCATTCCGTGTTCGACAGCAATTTCAGCAGCGTGTTCCGTACTGTGATTATTCCTGACGACCCAACGGTTACCGTCCGAGCCGGTGATAGAGGGTGCCTCGCCCAGCGGAAAATACGGGACTTGCATCTGTTTGGCCAACGGATTCGTCGCGATTGAAACCCCGGACGATTGGGACCCGATGACGAAATCCACATCTTCTTGCTGAACTAATCGCCTGAATACCTGGCCGCCCGCCTCTGAGTCAGTTTCTGTGTCCTCAACGTGCAGTTCAACCTGGCGTCCATCGATCCCATCGTTTTCGTTAATACTTTCGACGTAATTTTCGAGTATACGACGGTGCCAGAACCCGTAAATCGACAGTGCACCAGTGAGATCAGCCTGCAACCCGATCTTTATCGAATCATCGTCGTCACCTCCTCCTTCCGTACAACCGGCGAGACTGATAGAGCCAGCCCCGGCGAGTGCAGTGAGTCCTTTCAGTGCTGACCGTCGTGTAACGTCTCGATTATGTCCCTCTACCCGAGGGTTGTGATTCTCACTCATACTTCTGTAAAGAGAGATATTATGCATCTATTTATAGTTTGTGGGCCCATCGAAGGAAAGTATCCTTCGCTGACATCTTGCCGCCAGGTTGTACTGATAAGGCGCTTCACCACTGTGGAACGGTCGAGGAGGAGGAGGAATATCCACATGGAGAATATCGCAGGCAGCCTAGCCGGTACATTTACGTTCCAGTATTGAGACGCAATCACATGGGTGATTAAGTGCAGTACTATCAACCCGATTCGCTCTCAGATGCGGTGGACCGCCTGAAGGAGGCTGATGAAGCAAAAATCGTCGCCGGCGGACAAAGCATGATGCCCCTATTGCGCCAGGGACTCATTTCACCCGACAGGCTTGTAGACATCACTAATATCCCTGATCTAAATCAGGTCACGATATCCGGCAGGAGCGTCGAAATTGGTGCCCTAGTGACTTACTCTGAGTTGCTAGAGACGGATTTGTGTACCGAGCTTGACCTGCTCCGAGACGCTATAGAGGCAATTGCCGACGTCCCTGTACGCAATGCTGGGACGATCGGCGGCGGCGTCTCTCATGCGGATCCGGCACAGGATCTGCCCCCGGCACTCCAGTGTCTTGATGCCCAGGTCGTAAGCTTTGATGGCAAGGAGACGCGCCGACACGACTTGACGGAGTTCTTCCTTGACTACTACCTGACCGAACTTGCGCCTCACGAGATCGTCACCGGAATTGAGTTCGAGATGCCGCCTGCCCATTCCGGCGGCACATATGCGAGCGATACCGAAGCACCGGGCGGCTGGTCAACTGCCGGTATCGCTGCGCTAATCATTCCAGACGAGGACGATGGTGAGACGTGCGTTGATGCCCGCCTGGCCTACTGTGCAGGCGCCCCAGTACCGGAACGCGTTTCTAGCGAAATAGAGGAGACGCTCATCGGGAATCGAATTGATCGGGAAATCGTTGACGAAGTCGCTACGGCAATAATCAGCGATCTCGAATTAATAGACGATGTTGGCGACGATATTGAATACCGGAAACACCTGTTTCGTGTTATGACGAAACGCGCGATTTCAACGGCGCTTGAGCGGTCAGAGGCGCCACCACTCGTGGAGGCTTCACAATGAGTGAAATTAACGAGATTACGATTGATTTGAACGGAGAGGAACAGACGTTCTCGGTCAAACCCGGAGTCCCACTCCGGGACGCTATCCGGAACGAATTACAGATGACGGGGACCAAAGAGGCATGCGAAGTCGGCGAGTGCGGATCCTGCATGACACTCATCGAGGGCACACCAGTCAAGTCGTGTTTGGTGCCAGCCCACCAAGCCAATGGTAAGGAAGTCACAACTGTTGAAGGCCTTGCCGACGACGATCTCCATCCGGTTCAGGAGGGTTTCATCGAGGAATTCGGTCTCCAGTGTGGCTACTGCACTCCGGGTTTCATCATCTCTTCAGTCGCACTACTAGAGGAAAACCCAAATCCGAGTCGGGAAGAGATCAAACAGTACTTGAAAGGAAATCTCTGTCGATGTACGGGGTATACCAAGATTTTCGACGCTGTAGAGCACGCTGCTGAAGCGTACGACGAGTAAATATCCACCAGGACGGACATCAGAGTGGGTGGTAATTACTGAACTTTCCTGTGGGACGATGGATGTTCTATG includes:
- a CDS encoding amidohydrolase family protein, which encodes MSTLVTNIGQVVTGRLEEPILDVETVYIEGGRIRELGTTTATAETTINANGLTLTPGLLDSHVHPVFGDYTPRQQTVGWCESYLHGGITSMISNGEPHLPGRPDDIESAKSLATLARKSYSKKRPGGVKVRGGTLILNGDMTEADIEDVYREGVERLKFLMPVEDRDRARDLVTWGHERDMIVLMHCGGTSLPGVKSTNAEMFVDIEPDIAAHVNGGPTPIPDDEVAKLVIETDIVLDLVLAGNQRVAVDVLKMADERNDLHRVQLGTDTPSGTGVTPLGVLLEAAFLTGMTDIAPESVICLASGNTARHHNLDTGRIEKGRPADMILMGAPKGSQAETALETLNAGTYPAIDTVFVDGEVLVHGSRNTAPAKTTTTIEGT
- a CDS encoding amino acid synthesis family protein, encoding MSLLTKWGADLGERLTESAVDRLGGAKIVESYGKGGIVGSDGELEHVAAMLHPELGAPLREVVGGGDAIIPSAKKRGGPGAVLDVPTHYKDEAYVRTHYDAMPVRIEDAPAADELVLIIVVTDGGRPHPRIGGLQKNGLED
- a CDS encoding EamA family transporter produces the protein MVDLVGAGLAVSAALFLAVQVGCVRVGTDSGQSNDALIVVLLVNIAVLVPIGIAVGYPDYTLPQNALLAFTAAGLVGTMMGRAFEYAGIERIGASRSEPIKASQPIHAAILAVLVLGETLTPLMGVGTVLVVIGVAIISLESRSSSDGLDSLSWSYLALPLASAFLYGIEPIFAKVGLATGTSPFVGLGVKTLTATVAFYAYLRYRGTLPSRSAFQSTNTKWYVAAGLANSAFLLSYYAALAVAPVVLVQPVLQTSPLFVIVISYVFLQRLERVTWKIVVAGAIVALGAALVALQV
- a CDS encoding ABC transporter substrate-binding protein, whose translation is MKRAREFVNRRSVLQSLGAGSAIGLAGCLSGGDSDTDDGIKVGLQADLTGSLSTYGFWFRRVLEGYIEEINSNGGIDGRDVELFVEDTETNSEAGGQVFRRLAQQEGVDFIIGSFSSGVNIASIPLAKQMQVPYFPSGSAPSVTGEDGNRWTIRTAHDITQNAALGVEWGLENLGSNWTIMYQDYAFGQQWRDAIKEVMGNEGQILDTIPVSVGETDLTPHLNSVPDETDVLFTALILPSSISFLKQSADLGIPGERFGDISGIEGTNIEDIQDSGQGASFITGLPPNLDTEGNNHLREVADVEGTDRALVRQYWVAYEALSFIRDGIEASGWSSQEDHQAFIEWFETGPSVEAGTAYPQGDKFIRGEDHQAFMNRYITRVSGSELETVSKMELTEPPLPARANLADQEF
- a CDS encoding ABC transporter substrate-binding protein; the protein is MSENHNPRVEGHNRDVTRRSALKGLTALAGAGSISLAGCTEGGGDDDDSIKIGLQADLTGALSIYGFWHRRILENYVESINENDGIDGRQVELHVEDTETDSEAGGQVFRRLVQQEDVDFVIGSQSSGVSIATNPLAKQMQVPYFPLGEAPSITGSDGNRWVVRNNHSTEHAAEIAVEHGMDSGSRWTIIYQDYAFGQQYRDTVSAAVERRDGEVLTSIGVPVGESDLTSYLNKVPDDTEVLFNALIGASSLNFLQQSADLGTPGQRLGAIASIEGVDISQTGEGAQGAEYVTMLPREATNTDVDGVDRLREMADPSGTDNIYLGGHINASYEALSWIEDAVMETEWSGEDDNQAFIEWFEEGPSVEGGDRYPQGPKFFRGEDHQAFMDMHIERIEGGELVNATRVSVDEPTFEARANLAGQEF
- a CDS encoding FAD binding domain-containing protein; translated protein: MQYYQPDSLSDAVDRLKEADEAKIVAGGQSMMPLLRQGLISPDRLVDITNIPDLNQVTISGRSVEIGALVTYSELLETDLCTELDLLRDAIEAIADVPVRNAGTIGGGVSHADPAQDLPPALQCLDAQVVSFDGKETRRHDLTEFFLDYYLTELAPHEIVTGIEFEMPPAHSGGTYASDTEAPGGWSTAGIAALIIPDEDDGETCVDARLAYCAGAPVPERVSSEIEETLIGNRIDREIVDEVATAIISDLELIDDVGDDIEYRKHLFRVMTKRAISTALERSEAPPLVEASQ
- a CDS encoding (2Fe-2S)-binding protein, whose amino-acid sequence is MSEINEITIDLNGEEQTFSVKPGVPLRDAIRNELQMTGTKEACEVGECGSCMTLIEGTPVKSCLVPAHQANGKEVTTVEGLADDDLHPVQEGFIEEFGLQCGYCTPGFIISSVALLEENPNPSREEIKQYLKGNLCRCTGYTKIFDAVEHAAEAYDE